ACGCTTTTTAGATCGTCAATATCATACACATAGACATTCTCTACATCATTAATCCTAGGATCAACATCCCTTGGAACAGCAATATCTATAAAAAATAAGGGGCTATATTTCCTTAGAGCCATAGTCTTATTAACATCATCATAATGGATTATAAAATCTTTTGAGGATGTAGAGGTCAAAACAATATCAACTGTTGATAAATAATCTACAATAGAATAAAACTCTATTGGTAATCCACCAATTTCTTCTGCAAGGGATTTTGCTTTTTCATATGTTCTATTTGCAACAAATATATTATCTAACTTCTCATTAGCTAAATATTTTGCAGCTAAAATACACATCTCACCTGCACCTATAATTAAAGCCTTCCTGTTTTCAAGGGAACCATATATTTTTTTTACAAGCTCAACAGCTGCTGAACTCACTGTAATAGGGTTTTCTGATATTTTTGTATTAGTTTTAATCTTTTTGACACAATTTATTGTTATTTCCTCTAATTTTGTAAACACTTTTCTAGCTGCTTCATACTCCCTTGCCTTCCTAAAGGCATCTTTTACTTGTCCAAATATCTGAGGTTCGCCTACAACCATGGAATCTATACCAGCAGCTACTTCAAAAATATGCTCAAGAGCTTCTCTACCTTTATATATATAAAAATAATTTCTCACATCTTCTAGATTAATCTCTTTTCCCTCGATTAGTACATCTATAACAAATTTACTGTCATCGTGGGTGTTATCTGAGACATAATATATTTCAACCCTATTACATGTTGATAAAATCAAGGCTTCATATATAGAATTATGGGCTAATATTCTTCCATATAGTTTAGCCATCCTATCATCTGTTACTGCAAAAAGCTCCCTTATTTCAACTGGGGCTGAATTATGATTTAACCCGATAACAAAGATTTCCATTTATTAACCAGTCAAAAATATAGCTAGGCCTATATATGTAGTAATTAGCGCAAACATCCCAATAATACTTCCCAAGGCAACTGCTTTTGGTGTCAAACCTTTAATTTTTTTAAGTGATATTAAAACACCAAAAACTAGCCAGGTTATTATAGAAAAAATAAGCTTACCCTCATATTGGTACTTATCAATATCAACAGTATAAAACCTCCAAATAAAACCTGTAATAAGTCCTATTGTAAATATTATAAACCCACTAATTAAAAAATTATTTAACAATCTATTTATAGTAAATAGAGGGATGTTCATTCCATTTATAAATTTCATATTCTTCTTTTTTAATTGTCTTTCTTGATAAAAGTAAACAATACCACAGAAAGAGGAAATAAAGAAAAGTGCGGTACCAATTATTGAAAAGGGCAAGTGTATATATAAAAGAAGGGTATTTTTTTGAATCTCTACAACTGAGGTATTTTTAAAAATAAATGTAACAATAAAAAGTGCAATAATAAAGGGAAGTATAAAGACAAAAAGGTAGGTGTTTTTATAAACAATATAGAAAAACAAGAACATGATCGCTATTACTAAATTTAAAAACAAGAGGGTATCATTAAATGATATTGTTGGAAAGATATAAAATTCATACCAGCTAGAAAGCACAATTATAAAATTTATTAATAGCGCAAAAATAAATAGTAGAAAAGCAACATTAAAGCCTTTTTTACTCTCTTTTATATAGCCAAATAAAAACAAAAAAAATGAAAAAACATAGAGTGTAAAACTAGAAAGATTAAGCATAATTAATCCTTAATTCTCCTTTTCAATTAAAAATATAATAAATAAATAACAAAATCAATGAACTATTGGTCTATATTTTATAACCTTAATCTCACAAAAACTCAGCTGCCTGTTCAGCTAACAAACTCCTCTCACATTTACTTAGGTAAATTGATGCAGCAATAGTTGATTCCATATTTTTAAATTTTTCAGATGCATATACTAAACCATTATCACGTTCATCTAAATAGGGATTATCTATTTGGAAGGGATCCCCAGTTAATACAATTTTTGTATTATTACCTGCACGTGTTATTATTGTTTTTACCTCATGGGGGGTAAGATTTTGAGCCTCATCAATTATCAAAAAGGTATCGTGAAAGGTCCTTCCCCTTATATATGTTAATGCCTCAATCTCAATAATACCCAAAGCATTTAAATACTCCATAGTTATCTCATTCATATGTTTCTTTAAAAGATTATCATCCTTAATAACAGGATTTTTGCTATCATTTATCTGGTCAATTAAAAGTTCTAGATTATCATAAATTGGCTTAAGCCAAGGATCCATCTTCTCTAAAATTTTACCAGGCAAATAACCCAAATCTCTACCCATAGGTACAGGGGATCTTGTAATAACAAGTTTTTTAAATTCCTTCTTAAATATTGCTGTAAGCGCGGCACTAATAGAAAGTAGTGTTTTTCCTGTCCCAGCAATGCCAATTGCAAAAACTATATTTATATTAGGATTTAATAGAGCATCAACTAAAAATCTCTGCTTATAATTGATAGGTACTACCCCAAATATTGATGGGTTAGTTTTTATAACCTCAAAATATTCATTTTCTCCATTTCTTATAAACTTCACAAGAGCACTCTTCTTCTCATTATCAATAGATCTTATTAAGAAATAATCATTATTTGAAATAATTCTTTCCAAATTATTTAATATAATCATATCTTTAGCCTGCATACAATCATCTTTATACAGATGGTCTATTATGTAATCCTCAGTTAATAAAATATCATTGTTTAATTCGAATGTTTTATTGCTCTTATCATGATAATAATCTTCTGCCTTTATACCAATTACATTTGCCTTAATCCTTAAATTTACATCTTTTGAAATCAAAATTGTTTCATTATCAGAATTGTTTTTAATATCTTGTGCCACACCTAAAATAAAATTATCATTAATGCTATTACAGAATTCATTAGGCATATCATTTGTACCGTTATAAAATTTTACATATAATGTACCACCTGTTTTAAGCCCCACTCCCTCCAAAAGATTTCCATTCTTTCTAATAAGCTCAAGTTTTCTAATAAACTCACGAGCATGATAGCCTTTCATGTCAAAGGTGTTTTTAAACTTATCCAACTCTTCTAGAACAACAGCAGGTATAAACACATTATTATCCTTAAAGGTTTCCAAACAATCAGGTGAATACAAAACAACATTTGTATCGATAACAAAGTTTTTCTTACACAAAGAACCCCTCCTTATCTTTAATTAATCTACACATTTTAATTGGATATAACATATAGAAAATATAAATTTGCTGTTTTCATCTATATAATTGAACATTATGAATTATTATATTTATAATAGGGCAATGTCATAAATATTGCAAATGATTATTTAAAATAAAATGTAAAATTTTTGTTACCAGACCTATTATGTCAAGAAACAGGTTTTATTGAAAATATTATTTTATGTTTTATTTTCAAATATTAATATCAAACAAACTAACCTTTTGTTTAATATAACCTATATCTAGATAAAAATATTTTGCGCACATATTAACATATCTTTTAACAATGTTATAATCATTATTATCTTCACTTATATGGCCCAAATATATCTTATCTATTTTGCTAGTATTGAGTTTATATATTAGGTTAAACACCTCTTTATTTGACAAATGTCCTTTAATTGATGCAATCCTTCTCTTTAAACTTTTATGGTATTTGCCTCCAAAGAGTAATGTATCTTCATAATTTGATTCCAGTAGTAAAAAATTATTATCATTTAGATAATCAAGTAGATAATTAGATGTAGCACCAAAGTCAGTAGCAAAGGTTAATTTTTTTTCACCAAAGAAAAATTTATAGCCAAGGGGCTCAAAGCTATCATGAGGAATATTAAAAGGCGCTACTTTAAATTTAGACAGATTATACAACCTATCCCTCTTCAATATATAAAAATTATTAACATCATAGCCCTTTTGCTCTAAATAAGATGCCGTTCCTTCGCTAGTAAAAACAACAGGTTTGAATTTTCTTAAAAAAGATTTTAGACCTATTATATGATCACTGTGTTCATGGGTTATAAATAAAAACAGCTCTTTTTTATTAAATTTCTCCACATTTACTTTATC
This genomic stretch from Deferribacterota bacterium harbors:
- the hemA gene encoding glutamyl-tRNA reductase, which encodes MEIFVIGLNHNSAPVEIRELFAVTDDRMAKLYGRILAHNSIYEALILSTCNRVEIYYVSDNTHDDSKFVIDVLIEGKEINLEDVRNYFYIYKGREALEHIFEVAAGIDSMVVGEPQIFGQVKDAFRKAREYEAARKVFTKLEEITINCVKKIKTNTKISENPITVSSAAVELVKKIYGSLENRKALIIGAGEMCILAAKYLANEKLDNIFVANRTYEKAKSLAEEIGGLPIEFYSIVDYLSTVDIVLTSTSSKDFIIHYDDVNKTMALRKYSPLFFIDIAVPRDVDPRINDVENVYVYDIDDLKSVVEMNKKKRKKEIEKAKYYIKDSINNYYRWLKTIKISPVIVAMRNYFDEIKQIELERQKSKQKIEDKEEIKKLNRALSDYANKLLHKPIINIKINSLDDKKFSLTEAIRILFDLNDDKKKD
- the ccsA gene encoding cytochrome c biogenesis protein CcsA encodes the protein MLNLSSFTLYVFSFFLFLFGYIKESKKGFNVAFLLFIFALLINFIIVLSSWYEFYIFPTISFNDTLLFLNLVIAIMFLFFYIVYKNTYLFVFILPFIIALFIVTFIFKNTSVVEIQKNTLLLYIHLPFSIIGTALFFISSFCGIVYFYQERQLKKKNMKFINGMNIPLFTINRLLNNFLISGFIIFTIGLITGFIWRFYTVDIDKYQYEGKLIFSIITWLVFGVLISLKKIKGLTPKAVALGSIIGMFALITTYIGLAIFLTG
- a CDS encoding PhoH family protein; the encoded protein is MCKKNFVIDTNVVLYSPDCLETFKDNNVFIPAVVLEELDKFKNTFDMKGYHAREFIRKLELIRKNGNLLEGVGLKTGGTLYVKFYNGTNDMPNEFCNSINDNFILGVAQDIKNNSDNETILISKDVNLRIKANVIGIKAEDYYHDKSNKTFELNNDILLTEDYIIDHLYKDDCMQAKDMIILNNLERIISNNDYFLIRSIDNEKKSALVKFIRNGENEYFEVIKTNPSIFGVVPINYKQRFLVDALLNPNINIVFAIGIAGTGKTLLSISAALTAIFKKEFKKLVITRSPVPMGRDLGYLPGKILEKMDPWLKPIYDNLELLIDQINDSKNPVIKDDNLLKKHMNEITMEYLNALGIIEIEALTYIRGRTFHDTFLIIDEAQNLTPHEVKTIITRAGNNTKIVLTGDPFQIDNPYLDERDNGLVYASEKFKNMESTIAASIYLSKCERSLLAEQAAEFL
- a CDS encoding MBL fold metallo-hydrolase, translated to MKVNIVASGSSGNCSFIEDENTIIFIDIGISMRRLADKVNVEKFNKKELFLFITHEHSDHIIGLKSFLRKFKPVVFTSEGTASYLEQKGYDVNNFYILKRDRLYNLSKFKVAPFNIPHDSFEPLGYKFFFGEKKLTFATDFGATSNYLLDYLNDNNFLLLESNYEDTLLFGGKYHKSLKRRIASIKGHLSNKEVFNLIYKLNTSKIDKIYLGHISEDNNDYNIVKRYVNMCAKYFYLDIGYIKQKVSLFDINI